The genome window ATCTTCGGTTTACTTGCGTTGTAGCCACCGAAGTCGTCCAATCTGCTAATTGATCCATAAATGCGGCAATTTACGAAAATCGCATTCTTATAATTAACAATGCTTCCCGTCTCCGGGTAACAGGCCAAAATGTGGTCCTTATACATGAATCCAAGACTATTGGTATTTTCGTTTCCTTTCGTGATGTGCCCTTCCAGAGTTACTTCCTGTCCATGAACAAGTTCTGGAAAAAGAATCTCTTCTTCGACATCGAGTGTAAAAATTCTCCGTTGTTGGTAAGGAATAGATTCTCGTATCAATTCGCCATTCTTGTATACGCCGATTTCCAGTCTACGCTCTTCTTCAATCAGTTCCGCCATTTTCTTGAGAAGTCCAGGGTTAACAGGGATATAAAACTCGAAGAACTTCTTTGGAATAAAAAGGTACTCCCCCTTTTGATTTGGTATTCCTATTTCGGTGTTCTCATTTCTAAACTGCGGATTTTCAAATTTCTTTCTTATTAGTCCATCCAGATGTTTGCCAATACGGATAGTCCATTGAATCGCTTCCACCGCATGAACAAAAATATCTTTTAGTCCCTTCTTCTCGAAATCCTTGTCGGCCATTTTCTTTGCAGCTGTCACTAAGTAGGTTGTTACACCAGTTGTTACACCAACACCGACGGCTCTTACAACCCAATCAATGAGGCTGGTGGGAATGAGGGCTTCCCAAGAACCTTTACGTAACCGAACAGGAATTTCGAAATCTAAATCGCGCAGTGACGGTGATTGTTGACCAACAAAAAATCGTATCGCTTCATCAAAGCCCAGTAGGGCTTGGGCTGCTTTTCGAGCATCAAGTAGACCGTCCTCGATAAGCTTCCCTTCATATTTGAGATATCCGATATATTCTTCGTCCATTCTATTGAAGCCTCATTTGTGCCTAACGATAAAGTTCAGGTGCGGCGGGGAGAATTACCACAAAAGTTTGATAGCAAGATAAAACTTTGAGAGACCACAAAACTCTGACCACGGCACAGTCCCCCGCCGTCAACTGCAACGCAGGGTTAGACAAAAGCTTTAATTCGCTGTTTTTTCCCTTTTCCTCTGCCTCACCGAATTATTGTGCATTCCACATTCACGGTTTGACCCTAAAATCTCCCCTATTATTTTACCACGAAGAGCACGAAGGTCACGAAGATTGGACAAGACAAATCTTTTTCTGTCTTTTTTCAATCTTTCTACATTAAAATTTATTAACAAGCCAACTTTAATATTTGCTAACTTTATTAGATATTTCATCAAATTTCACTTCGTGTCCTTCGTGGTTTAATCTCTTTTAGTCTAACGATAAAGTTCAGGTGCGGCGGGGAGAATTACCACAAAAGTTTGATAGCAAGATAAAACTTTGAGAGACTACAAAACTCTGACCACGGCACAGTCCCCAGGCGGTCAACTGCAACGCAGGGTTAGACAAAAGCTTTGATTCGCTGTCTTTTCCTTTTCCTCTGCCTCACCGAATTATTGTGCATTCCACATTCACGGTTGACCCTAATATCTCCCTTACTGGTTAGAAAGTTCCCAAAATTTGTCCATATTCTTATCGTAACCAAAAGAATTTAACCAATTTCGCATTATCTATAGGATCGAATTCTTTATGATCAGTTGTCACAACCTTACCCTTTAAAGTTTCTGCAAGTCCAATAACGAATGCATCTGCTAACGAAATTTGGTAAGATGCTTTATATTTTCCGACTATCTTTAGAAATTCAATAGACATATCTTCTATGTATCGGATAGGAAGTTGCTCCAAGTCATTAAGCACTTTTTCTGCTCGTTTTATACCGTCCGCCTTGTAATATCCATAATAAACCTCACAGAGATTAATATGATGAAGATAGACATTATTATCTTTATTTTCTAAGAGGTCTTTTACCTTTTCTCCGCCTTCTTCCGCATTGAGAAAGGCAATGACTGCACAGGCATCCAGAATAAAGGAATTCTTCATTATCTATACTCCAATTTTTTCTCTTTCGCCTTTATCTTTGTAAAAAGGTCTGTTGTAAGGCTCGATCCCTTTGTTGAACCAAAGACCTTTTCAACAGCACTTTCCCTGCCGATTTTTATTGTCAGCATTTTGGTTCGTAAAAATTCGGTAAAGTCATAGACTT of bacterium contains these proteins:
- a CDS encoding type II toxin-antitoxin system VapC family toxin, whose amino-acid sequence is MKNSFILDACAVIAFLNAEEGGEKVKDLLENKDNNVYLHHINLCEVYYGYYKADGIKRAEKVLNDLEQLPIRYIEDMSIEFLKIVGKYKASYQISLADAFVIGLAETLKGKVVTTDHKEFDPIDNAKLVKFFWLR